CAAAgtggaaagcacagctgtgctgcttctgctgacTTACCTGATAGCACCACAACTTCTCCGTCTGAACAAGAGATCTCTACATGTCTGCTAGCAGTTTAATTACAGAGCAAGCATCTTTTACCTCTTGagggacagcagcactgaagacTTGGAACAGAAATGGATCGCGTGCTGACTCCTGCTCATAGCCAAGCAGTTGACCTGGCCTTGCCCCAGAACCACGCCTCTGATGGCACAACGGCAGCAGCAACTCACAGCCACAAAGCATGAGTCAAAGTGGGGTTTCCCTCCCATAACTAGATCAGTAACGGCAAAGATTTCACTGCTCTTTCCTTGGAGTTGGCCACACAGTTTCTTGTTCAAATGTTAAGGATGAGTCTCAAACAACGTCCTTCCTTCGAAAATATGGTGGCATACATTCCCAGTAATTTGTCAGCACTTACCTCACGGTGACATGggaatttccttttcttttattgaGAGGAACAGAATGACTTAATTTCCTGGCCCACTATGTAGAAAATCTGAGCAAATACTAACTTCCTGTTGTAGACTTGCATCTTATGATTGGACgtgtttcattttgaagacACAGAAAAGCAACAATGAGGTTTTAACTAACTGGAATTTACTGAAGTTGCATAGACTACAGTGTTTTGGTGGGACTCCATTGGCCAAATATCAAACAAGTTGAGAGGACCAATCCAAACAGGACATACTGACAGCTGAAACTGGCTTCAAGAAATGGTGCTATGTTTTacatagaagaaaaacatgagTGAAACAATGCCCCTCTAAGTTCCTGATCCTGGAAAGAACTGGATGACTGGTTTAGGCTCAAGGATATGTACATTAGCATATGGTTGCCTACACTCTCGGTGTGCAGTGCTATATGAAAAACTTGCACATGGTGTCTCTTCAACTCCCCTCATTAAGCATAAAGAGGGGAGGTAGAAGACAATAAGGGATAACTGAGTTTTCCAGCAACAGTGAGTATGGTGAAACatttttacagatatttttgttcactttgtggcataccatttggcttTAGAGCCCAAACCTCAAAGTTAAGCCCAAATCAACATCACTGTGACTTTTATGACCAATCTGAGTCCCttttgttgttggcttttttttgttgttgttcttttgttttttgtttctatcTCCATCTTTAAATGCACTGAGATGTCATTCTTGCATTACATTTCTCACTTCATTTAATACATCTGCTACACTACTTGttaagaggggaagaaaaaagctttgACTGTTGCCAGGCAGCACACATTCAATCAAGGCACTGAGCAGATTTTTTTATGCAAGACTACCGGGATGACTCAGGTCTGTGAGATGCTGCTGGGCCAGAATAGTTGAGAAGAGTTAGAGTATGAGAAGGCAAGACAGCACTGACCACAtaactgcagaaatgcagttgGAGTTAGAATGCTACAAAGCCAACACGCTTTTTGAGACATGAACAATCAACTCCTCATTTCCAACACTTACCCTCTGGTCTTTTGCAAGAATACAACAAGTTGTAACTGCTGTAAATAGTAAAACATATAGAAAAAGAGTTGTTCTAATCTCTATTAAACTTTAGTTCACTTTGCTCTaccaaatattaattttttgaTTGAAATGCAATTGTAGTGTGAGTCCAGATTTCTTCTCTCTCAGCTTCATGCTGCTGCATGTGGATGGATCTCCCCTGTGGATTTTGACTGTACAGCATAAACATCAGTAACAGAGTGGAAAGTGTAAAGGCAAATAACATCGATCAACAAGATATAAGTCTGAAACACTTCTTATTATGCAGGAgagtaaagcaaaataatggaaatgcaTACCATGGTTTAAGCTGTCAACATTTtcccaccagaaaaaaaaggcataagaaaagaaggaggaaaaaaaagaagaaaatgatggcAGATTCCTAGAACAACACACTATAAGCATGATGCCAAGTTACTACCACAGCACTTGGAGGTCCAAGCAATGACAAGCACACATGATCATGGCCTCCTTTAAATAAACCAAtaccaggaaaggaaaaaaaaatgataaaaaaaaatgaaaaaaaagcaatactaTTCATGAAGGTAGTCTTGGAGgaataataactaaaaaaaggagaaaagctgcaATAGccatgagattaaaaaaaaagtctatgtTTGCCAGCCACATTGCATAACTGAACAGAGTGCAGTCACCTGTCTGCTTCCGTTTAACACAGGAGAGATGAGTTGGTCTAGTATATTTGATAGCaggttttaaaatgattttcctGGAAGGAGAGTGGGCCTGAACTTCAGTTTTTTTAGCAAGTTCAGCTTTCTTATACACTGCTATGgacaagaaaacacaaaaacacataaTCAGGAAAAAACCAGCAAAGTTTCATACGACAATACATCAAGCGGCAGGCCCACTGCTCCACAACTGCAGCTCCAAGCACTGTTTCTACTGAGGTGATCAAACCTAAGTTGGAAGAGGGGAGCACTGATGCATTCATCTCAGATGTGCTTCCCTGAACTCTGTGGGGATTCCTACAGTGAAATGAGACTGGTGGAGCAGTGAGCCTTGCACATGGCTTTTCACATAACTGTACAATGTCTCATTAAATAGCACCACACATAATAGTGTTAAGATGCACATCAACTACAACAGAATAACCTAACAATACTGCACGatactacaaaaataaaattaaaaaaaataatatatatatatatagtaataGGGAGGGTTAAATgaaccttttttccttctcacttCATCTCTGGAGAGTGTGCTAGGTTCCTTTTTagctattttcctttctggagTAGAAATCCTGCCTCTCCCAGTTTTAAAaggtttctcttttttatgCTTATCGAGAGATGATCTTCGCAattctctctctgccttctccTCTTTAGGAACAGTCTCTAACTGTTCAGTCATGATGCTCCTATCATCATCTGTAGGATCAGAGCAAATTGTaacaacaaacagaagattAGTAACAAATGCTAGCAATACTGCAGTGGATGCAgggtaaaataataatttaagaCTGAGCAGACggattaataaaaaaaaagtaggcaaTTCTACCATTTTTTAAACATGCTGAAATTACTGCTATAGTTacaataattttgctttttgatcATTACGATTTGGAAGCAAAAATATTAAACACACAAGACAAAAAGGATAATGCACACCTTGAGTATCTGCCCAGAGACTGTCTGTGTCCATGATGGAGTCATCAACTGTTGTTTCATCTTTGTAATCATCACACGTCTCTGTTTTGTAGTCAGTGAGCAAGATTTCTTCTCTCTCAGGTGAAGCAGGAGCTTCTGGGGAGCCCTCCCTCGGCTCAGCTTGAATGTCAACCACTTCCTCAATCTCTAGCTCCTCTTCAGCCTGAGAGTCCACTGCTTCAATGTCTTCCTGCTGGGTAGCAGCAAAACGTACACTGTGAGAAGCAGATTCGCCCTCATCAACTGTTGTCTGCACCACTGTGATAAAGTCATCCTCTACTGTCACGACTGATTCAATAATGCCTTTCAGTTCAGGCAGTGCTTCTGGGCAAACCTTGGCTAGCAATTCTTCATCAGTAGGTTTCCCAAAGTCCATTTCTGGGGGTATTTCTGATATAAGATGTTGTTtatcctcttctttctcttcttgtccACCTTCTAACTTTTCTTCCTCGTGGTCTTCTCTTTTTGTGGCCTTAGCTGTCACTTCTGATGGCAGCAATGTTTGGACTTCTGTTGGTTTCACAACTGTATCGGGAATCTTTTCAGTTTCCTCTGGAGGCTGTGGGATGCTCTCCATCTGAATCTCAGCAGGCTCTTCCTGGGGAGGCTCAGCTTTTGGAAGGAGGAGCTCCGTGGAAGGTTCCTTTGCTGGTAACTGTGTAGACACCTCTTCCTCAGACACAGATGGTTTTGGAGCTTCTCCTTTGATATCCTCCTGTTTCAAGGGTTCTCCATTCAAACTTTCTTGGGTTTGATCATGTTCTCCACTAGATTCGTAAGATTCTTCTTTATCAACTGCCTCTTGATGTACCAGATCAGGCTTAGCTACTTTCTCcttaatttctgtttcagacAGTTTGGTGCTGTCCTTCACATAACTAGGCTCAGTCTTGGAAAGTAAATCTGCatcctttgcttctctggatAAGATGATCTGATCTTTCTGTTGAGTTTCTTTGGGTTCAGGCTCCGTTTTTTTAACAGGGGCTTTGTCCTTCCCAGAAGGGAGAGAAACAACCTCACTGATCCTACTGTCTAGCTGACTCTGATACTCTTGGTCAGCTCTCCTTGCAGCCACTTCCATATCATGCTTTATGGCATTGTAGTCTGGTTTTATTGGAGCTTCTATCTCAGCTATTTCAGGAACAACACTAAGAGTCTTCTCCTTCTCCATCAAGAAAGAAATAGCGTCTCTTTCTGCTGTTACCTGTGTAGCTAATATTCTGTCGTAGGTGGTATCATCGGGTACATGAACTTTATCAGACACGActtcctctttcatttctgtgattGCCTCAGGTCTTGTCTTCTCTGCCTCTGAATCTTTAATGGGATAACCCTCTTTTAAGTCAGCTTGATCTTCACTTTTTTCCAACACAGTATCgagcttctcttttttctcctgctcgAAGTCCCTCGCTAGCAAAGACTCACCAGTTGCATGCTGCGTTAAGTCTTTTTCACCGAGGAATTCTTCTTTGGAtttttcagctgctgccagcttcACTTCTATTAAAGACAGGTCAGGAGCTAGGCTGCGTCTCAATTTTTCATCTGTGCCTTCGTAAAAGGGACAGGTTTCACTTGTTAAATTCTCACTGTCCTGTACTGGAGAAGGGAGCGGGACTGTGTACTTATTGAAAACACAGTAGCCCAAGTCTTCTAGCTGACTTTCAGCTTTTAGAGTTACATGGTTTTCATCTGTCACAGATgtcagggcagtgctgctgtcttcCACCACGGCATCAGAAGGAACTGACTTCTTTTGTGCCACCTCAGCATCTGCACTCACCGATGCTACTCTGGACCTTGTCCCTGCTAAATCTAACATTTCAGGCAGGTCAGGAGCCAAGACGGCACCATTTTTGTAATAGTCTTTGGCTGGGAAAGGCGATTCAACCAAGGTCTCAGGCTGgactttttcttctgtcattgctttttcttcttcaatgtGCTCATCTTCTTCTCTGCTATCAATGGGGAAACAAGGGGCCCTCTCCATTGCTGGTGTGGTTGCTGGCAAGTAGTCATCGCCTTCATCCATACTCCCACTAGTGTTAGTTAGAATATCTGATGCGAGGGGGGAAAGATCATGTGCACGGCCAAAGCTGAATCCCAGAGCTATAGAATCCAGGCAGGACATGGGCAGGTTAATAGACATACTTCTCTGCTCAATTGCAGATCTGCCCCCAAGTCCCAGGCTCCTGCTCAGAGTTAGGTCatctttatttttgctgtggAGCTCTCGCTTATCCCCATAGACTTTGGGGTCAATAGTGAACATTCTTTCTGTTGGGGAACTTGGTTCTTCAGATTTGTCTGGTGTATAGCTCTTAGCCAGGGTACTGTACCCTATTTCATGACCAGGCATACCCTGCTGCTGATCCAATTCCATCTGTaattcttcctcctcttcctctttgtcTTCAGGTATCAGACGATCTGCCCGGTACGTCTCATATGCACTCTCTTTAGTGTCACTTAGCTCATAGTAATCACTGCCTTGTTTTAGAGCGTCTGTTTTGAAGGCTTCCTCTTTCAGTGCAGAGGTTTCAAAGTACTTTGACATTCCCGATCGAtccacttctgttttcatttcatgagTAGCTGAAACACTTTCCTTATCCtccttggtttcttttttaacatctttctcTTGAGAAGGTTCTGGAGTAAGAGTCTTATCAGTGGTTGAACTTGGTGCCTGAGGGCTCTTCTCTGTTATTTGAGATAACTGTGGAGTATCAGGGTGCTCAGTTGTTTTCTCAGGGATCGGTACATGGCTTAATTTGCCAGGGGATACCTCTGTGCTTGGCTGCATGTCCTTTTTCGTAGCTGTTGTTGCTTGGAGCCCACTTTggtccatttctttttctgccttgaAAAGATCAGACATTTTAATTTCACCATCCTTTGGGAAGTCTGCTTTGTCTTGGGCAAGTGTCTCAACTTCAGTCTTTGTGGTAAATTTAGCATCATCTAATATTCGAGCCTCCCCTTTATCATAGAAATCATACCTTTCTTCCTCATCAGTCTCATCCTTGGTCATGTCCTTTTCCTGCCCCCATGCAGGAATTTTCTGTGTGCTTGGTGTTTTCAGGCCATCTATAGTTACTGTTGAGACTTCTTGCAGAGTTAGGGTCATGCCTCTGTGGGTCTGCTCATCTTCAGCAAGTTCTTTGGCAAACAGTTGGTCAGCAGGTTCCGGTTTTGTTTTGGCACTGTCTTTGAGGGGAAGATCCTGGGGGATAGCAAGAGATGGGTCTGAAGGCAGTTCACTTTTGGCTGCTTCTGTCTTGGGTTCTGATGTGAACAGAGAACTTCCATCATGGCTGATGGCAAGATCTTGGACATCTTTAAGGTCATCTTTAAATGTCACAGACACAACTTGGTTGGATGATGAGGGCTTATCTGCagtcctttcttctgttttgctcCCTTTAGGCAATTCAGATGGCAAGTCCTTTTCTACTTGGGAAATAGGAAGCTTGGCAGAAGGTTCTGCAAAACTGGCTTCTAATTTCTTCTGTGAATCAGTTTCCAAGATCTGTTCTGATAGAGGTGAAggcattttttctttgtctttgctCTGTGAATCCTTTTTATCTGTAGCCTCTGCTTTTGCTGGCTGTGGAACTAAGGCATCATGTTTAGGTTGCTCAGTCTTACTGTCTTTTCCAGATTCCTGTTGCTTTGTGTCTAATGGATCTGTTGTGAAAGGGCACGTGCCCTCCTGGACATGGAATTCCATCTTCGTGGCTGCAATTAAATCTGAAGTagtttgtttgggttttataataaaattattcaaaGCACTTACAGGCAGGCAGTCATGTGGTGTATAGAACATCTTGGTATGAATGATGGAGAGGGAAAAATATGCGAACATGCAGCAAGGCTATCCACACAGAAATCTGCTTTAAAGCATTAAATCCTAGTTTCCTTTCAATATATGATGTTTTGTAGTGAAAATGTGACTTGCACACAAGTAAATATGTGACAACTGAAATGAGATCATTTCATGTGACGACTTCATCTTCACTGTTTgtatacaaaaaacaaaaccagaaataatcCTCACTTCATTGGTAATTTTTGCTGTACTCTGAGGCTTACGTTAGTTTGCTTTTCTAAGTTTCGTAAGATTAAGTCCAATGAACAGTATCATTGTGTGCTGCTTACATTTAAACAAACAGATTTatacatttctgtatttattttaccaTTTTCATCTACATGTGTCCTAAACTAAAGCAGTAATACATACAGGAGGCGTGTCGGAAGAAGCTACTGTTTCAGCTGCATCAGCTTTCGACATTTATCCctcagcaaatgaaaaaatctCACTGCTGCCATGAAAGTGGCCTGTGTAAATCAGCAGCAGGGCTATTAATAGTGCCAGATCTCAGAGGTCTCCAACGTGGCCAGTCATCTTCAGCTGTAACTGAATACCAGCCATGTTTCAATGATTGTAGCACAGCACTAATTAAGttaatttaaaactgaaaatactaCACTTAAAACATGCCACCCTATTTGTATGGAATACTACCtagttatttttatatatactcTATTAATCATTAATATCATGGTTTTTTTATATCCTTCGGAAAATGATGATTCCCATCatatgggaaaaagaaatactgcagaataCTTTCTGCATTActctgtaaataaatatttgcaagtTGTTCTTTCTAAAACTTATTACAACAAGCATTGGGCCAAATCTAAATCTCCTTACATCTGATTTAAAGTCCATGGAGCCATTTTCTGACTCAGATGAATATGAATTTGTCAGAATAACTACAATCAAACTACTGGTCattctttaaatatttgcatacaGTTAAAAAAGGCTATTGCCATTCTATATTTTGCAGGTAGAAAGAAACCAGAATTCTACATCTACAGTACTTTTTAATCCTTTGTGTTTTTACATTTCATGACTTGCAGACCCTATGAAGCATAAAAACAAAGCCACTGAGCAGATGTCATCCTTCTTTCACAGAAATGAATTAACTAGATACTGATTTTTCTTGCGTATCCTATCGTGCCTTTTACTCTAGCACCAATGAACAACACCATTGGCATCTAAAGATATTCTGACTGCCAAgggaatttaattttctttaggTGGGTCTGATGGAAAGTCAGCTTCCCAGATGCAGCCCTTCTTCACCAGGTACTGAATGGGTATGTCACTACTCCATGCAATGTGTCTTTACACCCTGTTATGCTGACCGATGAGAAATGCCATTAAAAGGACAATCTTGAAGCCCAGTTCTCATGTAATGAAAGACAATTGCTCGGAGTAAATACTTTGTCACAGTAAGCAGATCAGAACTTGATGCTGTACACCCCATCCTAAACTTCATGAAGAAGGTAAATATCCCAGTGCAGTTGATGGGGCTTTGTCTGAGCAGGGCACTCCGGCCAGGTTAAACCTTTGTAATAAGGTCAGACAcgcaaaaaaaatcagagttttGCAATGATCAAGGGAGAAGGGGTGGGCTGCAATGAATGGCAAGGATATGACATAAGAAGCAACAGCTTTAGGGAAGCTAAACCAGAATGCATagaagcacacacacaaaaatatacTGCACgctgcaaatgaaaacatttctacaATTCAAGCCTCTTTATGTCATAGTTAAATTCATTAAATCtactttttgaaagaaaagcagatgaatctctgcaccaaaaagaaaaaaatatacaaacatTAGCAATGTGACTGGCAAACATGTCTgagatggggggaaaaaggcTTGCACAGAGGAATCAGCTTAGCTGCAAAGCACTTGTATCATGGCAAAGTANNNNNNNNNNNNNNNNNNNNNNNNNNNNNNNNNNNNNNNNNNNNNNNNNNNNNNNNNNNNNNNNNNNNNNNNNNNNNNNNNNNNNNNNNNNNNNNNNNNNaaaaaaaaaaataggaatcaGCTGCAGTGGTAGGAAACCATGTTGTCATACAGCACCTATGCAATCATAGTATCTGCTACACACTCTTCAAGCATAATAACAAGAGCAGTCATACTAATAAATGGAAAGAACGGGAAATGAAGCAGCCTTGAAAAGCACCGGAGAAAGCTGGAAGATTCACTGGCAGCAAACACATGCAATCCTATGGAGGACACACCTTCCGCAGCCAAGGAAGGGGATGTGTCTTTCGGAGGCATTTCCTCCACAACTGTTAGGCTCTCCCTGCTGGATGCCACACTTGGTATTTTGTCTTCGCGACACACTGTGGCCTCCAAACCAAAATCCGGCCGACCCTCACCGAGGCCCTTGGCCTGCTCTGAAGGCTCAGGGGGCCCATGCTCTTTCCCCAGTCGCGTCCCAGGAAGAGCAGCAGGTTTCACTTCCACAGCCATCGGACTCTCTACTGGTTCTTCTTCTTGGAGATGGAAAAAGGAGGCGACATCAACACCAACAGTAAACACCAAGCACAAAGCTCAACAGGACTGGTTTTCTTAACACTTTCAGCTCTGAACATTTCAGATTTCTGTGTCAAAGGTTTGCTAGAATCCAGCCCATTTTAATTGCAATAGAATTgatttttcccaaagaaaaaataccaaacaaaccccaaaacaCCCTGTCTCCCCCAAAGAAGCATGTTTATGCTTGAAGATGAGAGCTGAAAGTGCTTTATAGGTACACCTCTCCCAGAGATGACTGTGGGTCAAATACTCATTGGAAATGGAGATGATACTGAATGATGGATGGCTCTGACAACAGCAGTGCACTTCTGATAGATGTGCTGTTTAACCCAGTACAAGACATTGAATTGAGGTGGGGCAAGGTATGAGTTGTTAATTTATTTCCTCTTGCTGTTACTGTCTGCTAAATGACAGCAAGTCCGCCAATTACATGGGTCCTGGTTTTGGAAAGCATTCAACCACTTGAACAGCCTTGCACATAGCTGGTAACTAATGATTTCACCAGAGTCCAGCCAAGATTCTTACACTGAGTGGTTTATAAACTGCTTCTTCCTTAGGCTGCCTGAGATCTGAACCCTGTATGTTAAAATCACAGGTGTAACACAAGGACTATTcgtttgcttttctgtctccCTCACTAGCCCCTAGGCTCCTCTCCTCATCACCAGTTAAGCCAAAGAAACCAATGAACACCACGCAACTATATGTTCCTCTGAAGTTCTGAAATACATTACTTTGCCTACAGGTTGCTAGAATCAGTAGACTAGTACCAAGAATGGTCTTTATTCTACTCTTGCCATGGAAGAAAGTCTCCATTCTGTCTTGCCACTGCTGTTCAGACAGAATATTATTTTGCTCTGCTATTATCTCTTCCAATAGAAAATTAGGATTCAGTGTGAATCCTTTGATTCAGCAAAATTTGTAAGCAGCTGACCACCAGCCAAACTCAAATACACCTGATAACCTCTCTGGGTTTTAAGTACGGTCCCATGTTTAAGGACTTTGCTGAATcagactgagaagaaaatggttttgaatCTGAATCTCCTGGCATTAAAATTAAACCTCTTTACAAGAGCGTGATTTTTCTCCTGAGACTGACCCAGTTAAAGCTAGGCAATCAACCAGCCACCTTAGTTATGgtctttaaaaagtaatttaaggAACACAAATACTATTTCAGGTTGAGAAAATACCACTATGTAAAGTATAACATTAGTAATAACACGTAAAAATGTAGTTAGGGAAAGATACTGTATCTTAAGTGAACAGAAGCCAGAAGATTCAGAATTGGAACTGGACCAATGCCTGAGGGATATTCACATATGGACAGATTGTAAAAGAAGCCTAGCAGAACAGCAAGTGTCCAGACAATAGAGGCCCTTACTCAAATAAATTGCTgtactgctcttttttttccaattttatgtagttgtgtgtgtgcatttcttttaatttaagaagTTATTCTACCCCATTTTTATGGCAATTACTTCACTCAATGCCATGTGGTTAAAACTAATTACTCAATAAGTCTTTTCTTAATTAGGTAAAAGTAGTACATACCTAGCACTGAAACACATACAGGTTAGGCTTCTGGTGCAAAGCACTGCCTTGGTTCCCCTTAAAGTGGCAAAGTCCCCAGAGAACAAATCGTATCGTCTATATTAGACCCCTGTTTTACTGAGTCAGTACACATAGGGGCAAACAGCTCAGAAATGGCTAAAATCTGGGGAGAAAAATCCCATCCTCACTGCTAACACAAGGAAAATACTGTGGCTCTCTCAGTATTACTAGAACTCATCATACAGAATTTTTGAGAATGTGGATAAAAGAACCACTGAAAAAGAACTTGCATGAAGTAAATAGACTTCATTGCAGCAGCTGGAAAAGATCTGGCAATAGCTGCAAATGAAAAGGTTTTCAAGAATGGATAAGCACATGTACACACAGAGGCAAACAACTTGATACATAAACAATGCTAACGATATCAAAAGTTTGCATCAGCAAACTATTTCACTAGATGTGGATGTGTATGACTGGCAATTATGCTGCTTATGAACTAAAAAGCAGGAATGTTTTAAGAACAGACGCAGAAACCCAATTACAGTAAAGCTACTCCTCCTGTGATTTTCTGACTCTCCCAGCTTCAGGCAGATATTCTGACACTAACAATCTGCAGTTATTTGCATTGCTCTCATTCTCGTGCTGCTGCACTACTGGGCTACATTATCCTGTTAACTGTGGACGAGTCTCCTTTTCTTGATATGCCCCACATTTCAGTCACAGACCTCCGCCTTCCTCAGACACACATCCCcagagaattcagaactgcttttaACTTCACCTTTTGTGTCCCAAGATTAAGTTAATCAAATACTGCCTGATGAAACATGATCCAGTTTGCTTTGGATAAGAAGTCACAATTCTCATTAGACACTGAAATAGATTCTTCCCTTGACtcctaagaaaaaataatacatttgatTTTATGTAAACTCCACAGATAAAATAATACTTACTGATGGACTTAGGCTGCAGAAGGAGGGGGTACAGGAACAAAGAAATAGTAAATTTTTTAATATGTCTGCCTTGTTTGCAGCCAGCTGACAGTGTTAACTGGGTGCATCCACAGAACAACCAGAGATCAAACATGACCCAGTACTGCCTGAAGACACCAGTAtgtactggagaaaaaaaaactgatttccTTCGTCTAGTGAAGAACTATACATCCTCCACTGCTAACTCTAGTACAGACATGAGTTTAACTCAGCTGACTTACCTTCAGTAACAACCTTCTAATCTACTCTGCACACTGTTCCCGGCAGTGATTCGCTGTCACAAAGTACAAATTAGTGTCTGCTTCTTTTAACTAGCTGCTCTTTTTGCATCTGCTATCAACTTGGCCAGTAGTCCTACAGCCCTGATTTAAGCAAGGAGCACGGTTTCACTGACACCAAAATTGCATTCAATGTTCACAGCGTAGCTTCACTTTGAGAACGAAAGACTTCGGAGGAGTCTCAGACATTTTCCTTCCCCAGAAAGCAGCAATCCCAGGCACATATATAATGGAATGGATGGCAGGTGGGTAGAGGGGAAGAGGAACAAAATGGGACCATGCTCAGTTCACCTTCATCATAGCCCAACAAGACCTCTGTGCTCTTCACTGTGGCACTGGGATGTGTACTAGAGCCAGTCCACTCGGAGCTGAACAAAGGGTGTTCATAGTACTCCTCATCCGAATTGTAGGGCTCATCATCGGGTACAGACACTGAGATGGAGGGGGCCAGGCCTTTACGCCActccctgctggcagcaggcccGCAGCCTGGGCACAGGGGTAGCGGTCCCACCTTATCCTCCGCCCCTGCATCTACAAATAGACACACAGACAAAAACtgcaggacagacagacagacagaaacaCGGCAAGACAGGATGGATGCATGCACTAGCAATACTAGCCACTGTTGTCATACCGCAGAGTGGATGAAATCAGCTAAGATGCAAATTAATGCAGGATGGAGGGATGGGGCAGCTGTGTGTTTTAACACGTGCCATGAATGTGGCACTTCCTGCAAGGTCTGGGAGCCAACAACTGGAGTACATGTATTTCCAGACTGCACTCATTTATTTAGAGGAATATACATTGTACACAGACCACATCTCACAACTTGCACTGGCTGTTCTAAGAACTTTTAGACTATCCCAACATTTGCATTCTTTTGTATTCC
Above is a genomic segment from Meleagris gallopavo isolate NT-WF06-2002-E0010 breed Aviagen turkey brand Nicholas breeding stock chromosome 7, Turkey_5.1, whole genome shotgun sequence containing:
- the MAP2 gene encoding microtubule-associated protein 2 isoform X5 produces the protein MAEDRKDEAKAPHWTSGQLTEAASHPHSPEIKEQSSAGAGLVRSANGFPYQESEEPGLGSREQPGSYARSKENGINGELSAGDRETAEEVSARIVQVVTAEAVAVLKGEQEKEAQHKDQPGPLPIAVEESANLPPSPPPSPASEQTGALEEEEEPVESPMAVEVKPAALPGTRLGKEHGPPEPSEQAKGLGEGRPDFGLEATVCREDKIPSVASSRESLTVVEEMPPKDTSPSLAAEATKMEFHVQEGTCPFTTDPLDTKQQESGKDSKTEQPKHDALVPQPAKAEATDKKDSQSKDKEKMPSPLSEQILETDSQKKLEASFAEPSAKLPISQVEKDLPSELPKGSKTEERTADKPSSSNQVVSVTFKDDLKDVQDLAISHDGSSLFTSEPKTEAAKSELPSDPSLAIPQDLPLKDSAKTKPEPADQLFAKELAEDEQTHRGMTLTLQEVSTVTIDGLKTPSTQKIPAWGQEKDMTKDETDEEERYDFYDKGEARILDDAKFTTKTEVETLAQDKADFPKDGEIKMSDLFKAEKEMDQSGLQATTATKKDMQPSTEVSPGKLSHVPIPEKTTEHPDTPQLSQITEKSPQAPSSTTDKTLTPEPSQEKDVKKETKEDKESVSATHEMKTEVDRSGMSKYFETSALKEEAFKTDALKQGSDYYELSDTKESAYETYRADRLIPEDKEEEEEELQMELDQQQGMPGHEIGYSTLAKSYTPDKSEEPSSPTERMFTIDPKVYGDKRELHSKNKDDLTLSRSLGLGGRSAIEQRSMSINLPMSCLDSIALGFSFGRAHDLSPLASDILTNTSGSMDEGDDYLPATTPAMERAPCFPIDSREEDEHIEEEKAMTEEKVQPETLVESPFPAKDYYKNGAVLAPDLPEMLDLAGTRSRVASVSADAEVAQKKSVPSDAVVEDSSTALTSVTDENHVTLKAESQLEDLGYCVFNKYTVPLPSPVQDSENLTSETCPFYEGTDEKLRRSLAPDLSLIEVKLAAAEKSKEEFLGEKDLTQHATGESLLARDFEQEKKEKLDTVLEKSEDQADLKEGYPIKDSEAEKTRPEAITEMKEEVVSDKVHVPDDTTYDRILATQVTAERDAISFLMEKEKTLSVVPEIAEIEAPIKPDYNAIKHDMEVAARRADQEYQSQLDSRISEVVSLPSGKDKAPVKKTEPEPKETQQKDQIILSREAKDADLLSKTEPSYVKDSTKLSETEIKEKVAKPDLVHQEAVDKEESYESSGEHDQTQESLNGEPLKQEDIKGEAPKPSVSEEEVSTQLPAKEPSTELLLPKAEPPQEEPAEIQMESIPQPPEETEKIPDTVVKPTEVQTLLPSEVTAKATKREDHEEEKLEGGQEEKEEDKQHLISEIPPEMDFGKPTDEELLAKVCPEALPELKGIIESVVTVEDDFITVVQTTVDEGESASHSVRFAATQQEDIEAVDSQAEEELEIEEVVDIQAEPREGSPEAPASPEREEILLTDYKTETCDDYKDETTVDDSIMDTDSLWADTQDDDRSIMTEQLETVPKEEKAERELRRSSLDKHKKEKPFKTGRGRISTPERKIAKKEPSTLSRDEVRRKKAVYKKAELAKKTEVQAHSPSRKIILKPAIKYTRPTHLSCVKRKQTAAVGETNQAPGVFKQAKEKLSDGVSKSPEKRSSLPRPSSILPPRRAVSGDRDREENSLSLTTSLSSSVRRTTRSEPIRSRTGKSGTSTPTTPGSTAITPGTPPSYSSRTPGTPGTPSYSRTPHTPGTPKSAILVPTEKKVAIIRTPPKSPATPKQLRVINQPLPDLKNVRSKIGSTDNIKYQPKGGQVRILNKKIDFSDIQSRCGSRDNIKHSAGGGNVQIVTKKIDLSHVTSKCGSLKNIHHKPGGGRVKIESVKLDFKEKAQAKVGSLENAHHVPGGGNVKIDSQKLNFREHAKARVDHGAEIITQSPGRSSVASPRRLSNVSSSGSINLLESPQLATLAEDVTAALAKQGL